GCGGGCGATCGCCACGCGCTGGCGCTGGCCGCCCGACAGTTTGACGCCGCGCTCGCCGACATGGGCGTCGTAGCCCTGGCGGCCCTTGGGGTCGCGCAGGCCCTGGATGAAGCCATCGATCTCCGCCTTGCGCGCGGCGTCCAGCATCATTTCCTCGGTCGCGTCGGGGCGGCCGTAGGTGATGTTGTCGCGCACCGAGCGGTGCAGCAGCGAGGTGTCCTGCGTGACGACGCCGATGTTGGCGCGCAGGCTGTCCTGCGTGACGCCGGCGATGTCCTGCCCGTCGATCAGGATGCGACCGCCCTCGATGTCGTAGAAGCGCAGCAGCAGATTGACCAGCGTCGATTTGCCGGCGCCCGAGCGGCCGACCACACCGATCTTCTCGCCGGCCTTGACCGTCAACGTCAGTCCCTCGATGATGCCGCGCTTCTTGCCGTAGTGGAACCGCACGTCCTCGAAGGAGAGGTCGCCGCGCGAAACGACGATGTCCTTCGCGCCCGGCCTGTCCTCGACGAGCCGCGGCAGCGCGATCGACGTGATGCCGTCCTGCACCGTGCCGATGTTCTCGAACAGCGCCGACACCTCCCACATGATCCATTGCGACATGCCCCACAGCCGCAGCACCAGCGCCATGGCGACCGCGACGGCGCCGATGGTGACGACGTCGCCCAGCCAGAACCAGATGGCCAGCGCCGAGATGACGAGGAGCAGGGTCGAGTTGAGCACGTAGAGCGTGCCGTAGAGGCCGGTCACCAGCCGCATCGACCGGTGGACCGTATCCAGGAACTCGCTCATGCCCTGCCGCGCATAGGCAGCTTCGCGGCGCGAATGGCTGAACAGCTTCACCGTCTGGATGTTGGTGTAGCTGTCGACCACGCGGCCGGTCATCATCGAGCGCGCGTCGGCCTGTTCCTCCGCGACCTTGCCCAGCCGTGGAATGAAGTAATAGAGCAGGCCGATATAGGCCGCGATCCAGCCGACCAGCGGCAAGGCCAGCCGCCAGTCGGACGAGCCGATGATGAACAGCATGCCGAGGAAGTAGACGACGACGTAGTTCAGCACGTCGACGAGCTTGACGATGCATTCGCGGATGGCGAGCGCCGTCTGCATCAGCTTGGTGGCGACGCGGCCGGCGAACTCGTCCTGATAGAAGGTCATCGACTGCTTGAGCAGATAGCGGTGCACCATCCAGCGGATGCGCATGGGGAAATTGCCCATCAGCGACTGCTGGTTGAACAGCGACTGCGCGAAGACCATGGACGGCAGCAGGATCATCACGACCACGGCCATGCCGATAAGCTTCCACTTCTCGGTCTGGAGGAAGGTCTCGCGGCTCTGCGCCGACAGCCAGTCGACGATGTTGCCAACGAAGCCGAACATCCAAACCTCGGCGATCGCGATGCCGGCCGAGAACAGCGCGCCCGCGATGATGAGCGGCCACGTGCCCTTGGCATAGTGCAGGCAGAAGGCGAGGAAGGATCTTGGCGGTTCCGTCGGCTCCGCGGCGGGAAACGGATCGAGCAGGGACTCGAACCAGCGGAAGAGTGCAGTCATCATGGTCTCACCTGTGCCCGCTGCGCGGCGCGATCGGTTTCACGACCACGGCGCGGTCCTTGCCGCGCGGGCCGTTGGTGGCGGCCTTCACGGCCGGTTTCGTTCCCTTCGGGCCGGTCGCACGGCCAGGATGGGGATTGGTCGCCTGCCCTCCAAGCGCCCTGCCGACGGCTGCCGACAGGGCATTGTCGGTAGGTGCGGCGGGCTTTCCGATCGTTTCGGACGGAATGGGAAGGGCGGAATGTGCGGGGTGACCCGGCTTGGCATGCATCGTCGAACTCCACGGAAAGCGATTGGCTTTACGGGCAGCCCCAGCGAACGATGCTCAAAGTGTCAGGATCGGTCGAACCAGGGTGCCGTCAGGCGGAAGGCCCAATCAGGCGGGCAGGCGCATAGCGCAGCTGGTAGTCCATTCCGCCCTCCTTGGTTCGAGTTGACGAGGAGCGCCGTATAGACGACTTCTCCGGCAAAGGCCAGCCCGTGTGCCGACACTTTGCCGACAGTCGCGGATGGGTGTTGCCCGGAAGCCTCACCCGTCTCGACCTGAATCAAAGTGCGAAGTCCATGACTCACGATCTCCACATCGCGCTCTACCAGCCTGAAATCCCTGGCAATACCGGCGCGATCCTGCGGCTCGCGGCCTGCTTCTCGGCCACCGTCGACATCATCCGGCCGATCGGCTTCGAACTGTCGGACCGGACGCTGAAGCGCGCCGGCATGGACTATCTGGAGATCGCCGCGATCCGCGAGCACGCCGATTTCGCCGCCTTCGAGGACTGGCGGCGCCAGAGCGGCCGAAGGCTGGTGCTGATGTCGACGAAGGCCGAGAGGGCCTACACCGATTTCGCCTTCCGGCCCGACGACGTGCTGATGCTCGGCCGCGAATCGTCCGGCGTGCCCGACAGCGTTCACGCCCTCGCCGACGCCGAGCTGCGCATCCCGATCCGCCCCGAGGCGCGCAGCCTCAACCTCGGCATGAGCGCCGCGATCACGCTGAGCGAGGCGGTACGGCAGATTGGGCGCACTTGAAAATTCGTACGAATATGGCAATCTTTGCCAAAAACTGGAGATCGACCATGGCTACGATGAACATTTCCCTCCCCGACCAGATGCGCGAGTGGGTCGAGGCGCAGGCGAAGTCCGGCAGATACGGCAATGCCAGCGACTACATGCGCGACCTTATCCGGCACGACCAAGAACGGGCCGAAAAGATCGCGCATATGCAGAAGCTGGTGGATGAGGCTCGGGCGAGCGGGATCTCGGACAAGACTGCCGATGAAGTGATTGCAACTGCGCGGGCGAAAGCACGAGCCGGTGGCATATAGCCTTTCGCCGCGGGCAGAGGCCGATCTCGAGCGGCTTTATCGCGAAGGCTTCGACCGCTTCGGGGAGAAGCAGGCCGATCTTTATGCGCTCGACCTGATCAGGGCCTTCGAACTGCTCGGCGAAAATCCGGGAATGGCGCGGCTGAGATATGAGATCGAGCCGCCTGCCCGTATCCACTCGCACCGCTCGCATCTGATCATCTACGAGGAGGTGGACGATCTCGTCGTCATCCTTCGCATTCGCCACGCCTGCGAGAATTGGGCCGAGCGCCCGCTCTAATCCGCCGTCGGCAACCGTCGCATCGTGAACTCGATCACGTCGTCGGGGCGTTCGCGCCAGCTTTCGATCGCGGTCCAGTACGCCTGTTTCGGCCAGCGGTCGAACCATTCGCGGGCCTTCTGGCGGGCGACCGGGCGAGGGAGTGCGAAAGTCTCCCGCACGAAGCCGTCGCGGGGAAGGCGTATCCCCTCGGCTCTCTGCCGGTCCAGACTTCGCTTCAGGCCGTCCAGCGGCGGCCGTGTCGGAGTGCCCACGCGACATCCTCCTTGACCCGTCTGGATTGAAGTTTAGGGATCGCATCCGAAAAAGACGAGTCCTTTGTGGATCGAGCGGAGTGCGCATGGAACGGCCCGAGATCCCGGCAGGCCTGCCGGACGACATCGAAGACAAGAAGGCGGCGGCCCGAGCCTGGTTCGAGGAACTGCGCGACCGCATCTGCGCCGGCTTCGAGAAGATCGAGGACGAACTGACGGGGCCGCAGTCATCGTGGTCGCCGGGCCGCTTCGAGCGCACGCCCTGGCTGCGCAAGGAGGGCGAAGGCGGCGGCGGGGTGATGTCGATGATGTACGGCCGCGTCTTCGAGAAGGTCGGCGTCCACACCTCCACCGTCCACGGCGAGTTCTCGCCGGAGTTCCGCAAGCAGATCCCCGGGGCCGAGGACGATCCGCGCTTCTGGGCGTCGGGCATCTCGCTGATCGCGCATCCGCACAATCCGAACGTGCCGGCCGTGCACATGAACACGCGCATGGTCGTCACCTCGCGGCAGTGGTTCGGCGGCGGCGCGGACCTGACGCCGGTGCTCGACCGGCGCAGGACGCAGGAGGATGCCGATTCGATCGCCTTCCACCGCGCGATGCAGTTCGTCTGCGACCGGCACGCGGCGGTCGCGGACTACGGGCGCTACAAGGCATGGTGCGACGAGTATTTCTTCCTGCCGCACCGCAACGAGCCGCGCGGCATCGGCGGCATCTTCTACGACTGGCTGCATTCGGACGAGGACAAGGGCGGCTGGGCCGCCGACTTCGCCTTCACGCAGGATGTCGGCCGCACCTTCCTCGTCGTCTACGACCACATCCTGCGCAGGAACTTCAATCTCAACTGGACCGACGCCGACCGCGAGGAGCAGTTGATCCGGCGCGGCCGCTATGTCGAGTTCAACCTGCTCTACGACCGCGGCACGACCTTCGGCCTCAGGACCGGCGGCAATGTCGACTCGATCCTGTCGTCGATGCCTCCCGAGGTGAAGTGGCCATAGGCTGTCGGAGATTGCCGGACCATCCGCGACAGCCTCCGACAGGGTTGCCCGTCGGCATACATCCGTGTGCGTCGCATAGCCGCTGCGCACGCCGCCCCATTCCTTCCACAAAGCGTTGAATCCGCTGGCGAATATGGCGGTGACGCCGCGCAGGATTTTCTTTTTCGTCTAATGGCGCAGCCGTTCGGCAGGTCTATTTTCCACGCCGTGGCCGGGAAACGCCGGCGGCTCCCCCAAGCCGCGACACGACGCAACCTGACGGCCATGTCCTGCAGAGCCGCGCCCTAGAAGAGGCGGCCGATTTTCAGGAGTAACCGACATGCGCAACCATCTCGTTCCCGTTACGGCAGCCGCCCTCGTCGCGGTGTCGTCGTTCGCCTTCGCCGCCACGCAGCATCACGCGACCGGCAGCGTGAAGACCTACGACAGCAAGGCGATGACGCTCTCGCTCGACGACGGCTCGACCTACACCCTGCCGAAGAGCTTCAAGGACCCGGGCCTCAAGACCGGCGAGAAGGTCAATGTGGCGTGGCAGCAGAGCGGAACCATGAAGATGGTCGACAAGGTCACGATCCAGAAGTGATCCAGGGCGGCGGCGGAGCTTCCGGCTCCGCCGCCTCGCCTGCATCTCACTCCCGCACCAGCGAGCGCAACTGGCCGGCGGGCAGGTCGGCGATCTGGGACAGGTTCATCGTCTCGAGTTCGGGATGGGCCAGCGGATCTCGCAGCCAGTCGGCGCAGGCCGCCGCGCAATCGGCGAAGGAGCGCGATACGCCGGCGCGGCCGGCGAGATCGGACAGCAGGGTCGTCAAAAACTTCAGCATGGCAGCCTCCGTTCAAGTTCCATGCTCCAATCATGCGGCCGAAACACCACTTTCTCAATGGAGAATGCTTCGCCTATGATATAGAAAAACTGCATGAACCGTCTGCAGCGCTTCCATATCAACGGCCTCAAGGCACTCGAATCCGTCGGTCGGCTGGGCTCGCTCCAGGCGGCGGCCGACGAACTGGGCGTGACGCCCGGCGCCGTCAGCCAGCACCTGATCCGCGCCGAGCGGCAACTGGGCCGCGCCGTCTTCACCCGCACGCCGAAGGGCCTGCTGCCGACCGCTCTCGGCGCCCGCCTCCTGCCGCGCCTCACCGCCGCCTTCCGCACACTGGACGACGCACTCGCCGTCGCCGAAGAGGACCGCGAGCGCGCGCTCACGGTGTCGGTGGCGCCCGTGCTCGCTTCGAAATGGCTGGTGCCGCGCCTGTCGCGCTTCCGGGCCGCGCATCCCGACATCCGCATCCGCATCGATGCCACGACGGAGATCGTCGACCTCGATTCCTCGGATATCGACCTTGCGCTGAGGGTCGGTCGCGGCGACTGGGCGAACGTGCGCCTGCGCCGGATGCTGCCGATGGAGGTCTTCCCGGTCTGCGCGCCGGCGCTTGCGCAGACGCTGCGGTCGCCGGAGGACCTGCGCAGCGCGCCGATCGTGCTCGATTCCGGTGCGCGCGGCATCTGGGACCACTGGCTGGCGCCTTACGGCATGAAGGAGACGGACCTCGGCCCGGCCGACCACTTCACCGACGCCTCGCTGTGCGCCGACGCCGCGATCGGCGGCCAGGGCGTCATGCTCGGCTGGCACACGCTGGCGGTCGACGCGATCCGGGCCGGGCTTCTCGTCGCCCCCTTCGCTCGCGCGGTCGACATCGGCACGGGCTATTTCGCCGTCACCTCGCCCACCCGGCCGGAGACCAGGCAGATGAAGGCGTTTCTCGCCTGGGTCGAGGAGGAAATGGCCGCGACGGCGCGCGAATTCGGCAGACCGACGGCGGCGAAAAGGGCGTGAGGCCGAGGCGAGCTTAGAGCGGAACGTACAAGCTCTTGCCGCATTTCCGGCTATACTCGCCGCCCATAAGAAAGAAGGGAGAAACGCCATGAAGGAATTCCACTGCGGCTCGCTGGTGCCGGGATGCGAATGGCATACGCGCCACGAGGAAGAGGCCGAGATCATGCGCCGCGCGGTCCAGCATATGCGCGAGACCCACGGCGAGACCGTCATGCGCGAATCGATGATCGACGCGATCCGCTCGCGCATCGAGAAGGTGCGCCACGCCGCCTGACGCCTGTTCCGGCCGGGACATACCTAACGAATCATCTACCTGCGACCCCACCGGCCGCGGGTAATTGCGTGCAACTTCAAGACGTTCCGTAACTTCAAAATAACACCTGTCTGTCATTGTGCGGCGAACAACAGGCATTCCAGCCTTTCGTATGCGCCGGAGAGACAGGCATGTTCAAACGGTTCCTCAGGGCCCGGGGCGGTAACTTTGCGACCGTCACGGCGGTGGCCTCGCTGCCGCTGATCCTGGCGGCTGGCGTCGCGGTCGACTACACGCGCTACCTCTCGGCCGAGAAGCACCTGCAGGACGTCGCCGACGCCGCCGCGCTGGCGATCGCCGCCTCCGACGAGAAGGACGAGACCAAGCTGCGCGCGCTGGCCGACAGCTTCGTCAGCGGCAACTATTCCGACAGCCGGATCCACGAACTCTCTGTCGCCAGCCTCGACCTCGGCGAGGACCAGGTCGACCTTGCTCTCCAGGGCCGCCTGCCCACCACCTTCATGGGCATCGTCCACTACGATTGGCTCGACGTAAAAGCCTCCTCGCTCGCCGTCCGCGCCGTGACCGGCAGTGTCGAATTGGCGCTGGTGCTCGATAATACATGGTCGATGTCCGAGAAGGACAGTTCCGGTGCCACCAAGATTGCAACCCTGAAGAAGGCGGCGGGCTCGCTGGTCACCGAGCTGATGAGCAATGCCAAGGCCGATGTCAGCATCGGCCTGGTCCCCTATGCCGACTACGTCAATGTCGGGACGAAATACCGCAACGAAAGTTGGCTGAGCGTGCCTGACGATTACGATGTCGACCCGAAGCCGAAGGTCTGCGAAATCAAGGACGTCACCACCACGCCCTGTCTGGAATATGCGCCGAAATATTCCTGCACGACCTATGTCGACGGCGTCCCGCAGAACTCTACCTGTGGCGGACAATGCGTGAAGAACGGCACGCCCTATACCGAGAAAAAAGAAGTCTGCAGTGGTGGCGGCAGCGTCACGAAATACCGCTGGTACGGCTGTATCGGCTCGCGCATGTCCGGCACCACGCGCCTCAACGACGGGTCACCGGCCGTCACCTATCCCGGCTATGTCGAGACCAGCCAGAAGTGCCTCAACCCGATCGTGCCGCTGAGCAAGAACAAGGCGTCGCTCGCCTCGGCAATCGACGGGATGATCATCAACATATCGAGCTACAAGCCCTACACATACATCCCCGCAGGGATGATCTGGGGCGTGAACCTGCTGTCGCCGACCGCCCCCTTCAAGGAGGCGGGCGCCTATGACGCGAAGAACGTCGCGCCGCGCAAGGCGATCGTGCTGATGACGGACGGCGAGAACACGCTGCGCTTCAACTCCGGCAACGGTCGCCACGCCTCTTTGAGCAGCAATGCTTCCACCGCTGCGACACAGCTAGCACAAACCAATGCCGACACGAAGGCGATCTGCGACTATGCCAAGACGAACAAGATCGAGATCTTTTCCGTCGCCTTCATGGTCGACAATGCCGACGCCAAGAGCATCCTCGAATATTGCGCGACGGATACGGAGCACTACTTCGACGCGTCGGACCCCGACAAGCTGATGGCCGCCTTCTCCGGCATCGCCCGTTCGCTCAGTCAGGTGCGCCTGGCGCGGTAGCCCGCGCGAGCAGTTCGTCCCGCGTCAGGGCGAAGCCGGAGGCGGTCCAGTCCGCCTCGAGCCGGCGCAGCAGGTCGCCCATCGCCGGGCCGGGAGCGATGCCGAGCGCCTGGAGATCCTTTCCGGCGACCGGAAAGACCGGTCGCTTCCACGTCGAGGCGAATTTCAGCAGGCGGCCATAGCCTCCGGCCTCGATCATGTGCTTGTCGCTCGTGCCGGCATAGGAGCGGGCCGAGGCCAGTGCCAGCATCAGCCGGTCGCGATAGGCCTGGGGGTCGCCGCCATAGAGAAGCCTGGCGAAGACCGCCTCCGCCATGTCGTGCGCCGGCAGCGGCACCGAGGCCCAGGCCACCAGCCGGTCGCGCTCGCCGTTGGAGAGCTTGAGGCGCTCCGACAGTGCGACCGCCCGCGCCGGGTCGGGCGGGACGATCGCTTCGAGACGCAGCAGTGGATCGGCCGGCCAGCCGAGGTCGCGTTCGGCCGTAACGAGGCCATGGATCGAGTCGATGCCCCATTTCTCGGTTTCAGGAACGGCGAGAGTGAGAACGCCCGCCTGGCGCATCCACAGAAGGGCGCGCGACGGGTCGGCAGCGCCGAGCAGCTTCTTCAACTCCGCCCAGATGCGTTCGACCGAAAGCCGGGCAATCCCCTCCTTCAGCCGCGCGCAGGCTTTCAGGCCCGCGGCGTCCGGCCGGCCACCGCCATACTGGGCGAAGAAGCGGAAGAAGCGCAGGATGCGCAGATAGTCTTCACGAATGCGGGTCTCGGCGTCGCCGATGAAGCGGATGGTGCGCGTCTCGAGGTCCGCCAGCCCGCCGACGAGATCGATCACGGTGCCGTCGGCCTCCGCATAGAGCGCGTTGACGGTGAAGTCGCGCCGCTCGGCGTCGGCCTTCCAGTCACGGCCGTAGGAGACGGTCGCATGCCGCCCGTCGGTCGCGATGTCGGCGCGCAGCGTGGTGACCTCGTGCGGCCTGCCGTCGGCGAGCACCGTCACCGTGCCGTGTTCGATGCCCGTGGCAATGGTGCGAAAGCCGGCGGCCTGCGCCCGGCGCACCGTCTCGTCGGGCAGCGTCGTCGTCGCGATGTCGATGTCGGTGACAGCCTCGCCGAGAAGCGTGTTGCGCACCGCGCCGCCCACCACCCGCGCCTTCTCGCTGTCGGCGGACAGGACGGAGAGCAGTTTTTGCAGCGCCGGCTCGGCCAGCCAGGCAGCCGAGGCGATCGACGCGCCGCTCATGCGTAGAGCCTGTCGTGCACCGCGCGGATGATGCCCGCCGTGACGCCCCAGATGTGCCTGCCGTCATAGGGCATAGTGTAGAAATAGCGCTCGATATTGTTCCAGATCCGACTGTCGGTGTGGTGGTTGGCCGCGTCCATGAGGAAGCGCAGCGGCACCTCGAACGTGTCGTCCACCTCGTCGGGATTGATCGTCAGCGTGAAGCCTGGCCGCACCACCGACAGAACAGGCGTGATGCGGAAGCCGCTGCCGCTGTAGTAGTCGGACAGTTGGCCGACGATCTCGATGAACTCCCCCTTGAGGCCGATCTCCTCGTCGGCCTCGCGCATGGCGGCGGCCTCCACCGACACGTCGCCGGGGTCGACGCGGCCTCCGGGAAAGGCGATCTGGCCCGGATGGCTCTTCAGCTTCTCCGTGCGCTTGGTGAGCAGCATCGTCGCGCCCTCCGGCCGGTCGATGACCGGGACGAGCACGGCCGCCGGCCGCAGTCCCTCGCGGACGATGTCCTTGCGCGAGTTGGGGTTGAGCCTGTGGTCGCCATTGACGTCGTCGCTGGGGCCAGGCGCGGCGCGCTGCAAGGCGCGGGCGCGGAAATCCGCCGCCGAATAGGGTTCTAGCGCACGCTGGTCCATCATTCCCCGCTGAGCTGCTTCAGCTTCTCGACGGGCATGACCGGAAACACCGCGCCCTTCGAGCGCAGGGCGAACATTGCCCTGCCGTCGATCTCGATCTCCTCGCCGATCTCCGCCAGCTCGTACATCACCGGCCGTGCCACCAGCGCCTCCAGCCGCCCGCGCACGTGCAGATAGGGCTTGAGCCCGCCGGTGCCGTCCTCGTCGACGAAGCGCAGCGGATGGTCCGGACCGGCCTCGACCACGTCGCCGACATTGGTGCGGAAGGTGAGCACCTGGTCCTCGCCCTGCCCCGACGCATCGACCTCCACCGCCACGAAGGGCGCGTCGACCACCCGGATGCCGACCTTTTCGACCGGCGTGACGAGATAGGTCTTCCCGTCCTCGTCCTTGCGCAGGACCGTCGAGAACAGCTGGACCAGCGGCATGCGGCCGATCGGCGTGCCAAGGTAGAACCAGGTGCCGTCGGCGCGGATTTCCATGTCGAGGTCGCCGCAAAACGGTGGATTCCAGCGCTCGACCGGCGGCAGGCCCTTGCCCGCCCGCGTAGCGCGGGAGATGAGTGCGGTCAGGCCCGCGGTATCGCGCGCGCCGGCAAGCGTGTCCTGTGGGCTGGTCTGGCTGTCCTGCTGCATGGTCACGAAATAGTCACTGTTGTTCCGCTTGTCAGCCTAGGTCAGTGATTTAAGTTCATCTTGCAGCGCAGCGAAACATGCGAGTCGACCGACCGCCTCTTGCGACGAACGCTGGCAAGGACGAACGCCTGCCCGGGCCGCGTCTTGAATGCCGCGGCCGGGGCACTCTTCCAGAGGATCGAGACGCATGAGCGTGATGACAAGGGAAGCCGGGATCAGCGAGAAGGAGATGGTCGCCGCGGCCGAAAAGGCGCTCGACGACATCTCGAAGGTGCGCGCCGGCGTCGGCAAGGTCATCTTCGGCCAGGAAAGCGTGGTGGAGCGGACGATGGTGGCCCTCCTCGCCGGCGGCCATGCGCTGCTGGTCGGCGTGCCCGGCCTCGCCAAGACCAAGCTGGTGGAGACGCTGGGCGTCGTGCTCGGCCTCGATTCCCGCCGCATCCAGTTCACGCCCGACCTGATGCCGTCCGACATCCTCGGCTCCGAGGTGATGGAGCAGGACGACGCCGGCAAGCGCGGTTTCCGCTTCATCCCCGGCCCGATCTTCGCCCAGCTTTTGATGGCCGACGAAATCAATCGCGCCAGCCCGCGCACGCAGTCGGCTCTGCTGCAGTCGATGCAGGAATATCACGTCACCGTCGCCGGCCAGCGGCACGACCTGCCCGCACCGTTCCACGTGCTGGCGACCCAGAACCCGCTGGAGCAGGAAGGCACCTATCCGCTGCCGGAAGCCCAGCTTGACCGCTTCCTGATGCAGGTCGACATCCTCTATCCCGAGCTCGACGCCGAGCGCCGCATCCTTCTGGAGACAACCGGCGTCAGCGAGGCGAAGGCGGAGAACGTGCTTGACGCCGAGCGGCTCCGCGCCATCCAGATGCTGATCCGCCGCATGCCGGTGCCCGAGAGCGTCGTGGAGGCGATCCTCACCCTCGTGCGCTCGGCGCGTCCCGGCAGCGGCAACGAGGACACCGACAAGCACGTTGCCTGGGGTCCCGGCCCCCGCGCCAGCCAGGCGCTGACCCTGTGCGCCCGCGCCCGCGCGCTCTACGAAGGCCGCCTCGCCCCGTCGGTGGACGACGTGCATGCGCTCGCCGAACCGGTGCTGCAGCATCGCATGGCGCTAACTTTCTCGGCCCGCGCGGAAGGCATGCATGTGCGCGACGTCATCGCGCGGTTGGTGAAAGCGGCAGGCTGATGGCCGCATCGATCGGCGAAGCCGTCACACCGGTCGGGACCAGCGACGCGCTGGCGCGCGCCCGGCTGCGGGCCTCGCTCGTGCCCGACCTGCTGGTCGAGGCGCGCCGTGTCGTCAACACGGTCATCGCCGGCTGGCACGGCCGCCGCCGCCGCGGCATCGGCGAGAACTTCTGGCAGTTCCGGCCCTATGTCGAAGGCGATTCCTCGCGCATCGACTGGCGCCGCTCCGCCCGCGACGAGCACATCTATGTCCGCGACAAGGAGTGGGAGGCCGCGCATACGGTGTGGCTGTGGGCCGATCCGTCGTCGTCGATGCTCTACAAGTCGACCTATGCGACCGTGTCCAAGGAATCGCGTGCGCTGGTGCTGATCCTGGCGCTGGCCGAGCTTCTGTCGCGCAGCGGCGAGCGCATCGGCTGGCCGGGCCTCACCGACGCGTTTTCGGCCCGCAACGGCGCCGAGCGGCTGGCCTCGCACCTGGCGCATGCCTCGCGGCTTGAGGCGCGGCCGGACGTCTCCTCGATCCGCCGTTTCTCCGACATCGTCATCGCCAGCGACTTCCTCGACCCGGTCGAGGAGACGATGGAATGGCTGGACGTGCTCGCCCGCCACGGCGTGCGCGCGCATCTGATCGAGGTTTCGGACCCGGCCGAGGAGACCTTCCCCTATTCCGGCCGCACCGAGTTCCGCGATCCCGAGACCGGTCTGAAGCTCACCGCCGGCCGCGCCGAGACGCTGGCCGAGGACTACCGGCTGGTCTACCAGGCCCGCCGCGACCAGCTGTCCGCCTGGGCCAAGCGTCTGGGCTGGAGCTACACGGTCAATCACACCGACCGGCTCGCCTCCGAATCCCTCGTCAGGGTCCATGCAGCGATGACCGTCGACGGCGGCTATGCGT
The Mesorhizobium australicum genome window above contains:
- a CDS encoding DUF1285 domain-containing protein, yielding MQQDSQTSPQDTLAGARDTAGLTALISRATRAGKGLPPVERWNPPFCGDLDMEIRADGTWFYLGTPIGRMPLVQLFSTVLRKDEDGKTYLVTPVEKVGIRVVDAPFVAVEVDASGQGEDQVLTFRTNVGDVVEAGPDHPLRFVDEDGTGGLKPYLHVRGRLEALVARPVMYELAEIGEEIEIDGRAMFALRSKGAVFPVMPVEKLKQLSGE
- a CDS encoding DUF58 domain-containing protein translates to MAASIGEAVTPVGTSDALARARLRASLVPDLLVEARRVVNTVIAGWHGRRRRGIGENFWQFRPYVEGDSSRIDWRRSARDEHIYVRDKEWEAAHTVWLWADPSSSMLYKSTYATVSKESRALVLILALAELLSRSGERIGWPGLTDAFSARNGAERLASHLAHASRLEARPDVSSIRRFSDIVIASDFLDPVEETMEWLDVLARHGVRAHLIEVSDPAEETFPYSGRTEFRDPETGLKLTAGRAETLAEDYRLVYQARRDQLSAWAKRLGWSYTVNHTDRLASESLVRVHAAMTVDGGYASGGRA
- a CDS encoding CoA pyrophosphatase codes for the protein MDQRALEPYSAADFRARALQRAAPGPSDDVNGDHRLNPNSRKDIVREGLRPAAVLVPVIDRPEGATMLLTKRTEKLKSHPGQIAFPGGRVDPGDVSVEAAAMREADEEIGLKGEFIEIVGQLSDYYSGSGFRITPVLSVVRPGFTLTINPDEVDDTFEVPLRFLMDAANHHTDSRIWNNIERYFYTMPYDGRHIWGVTAGIIRAVHDRLYA
- a CDS encoding AAA family ATPase, whose product is MSVMTREAGISEKEMVAAAEKALDDISKVRAGVGKVIFGQESVVERTMVALLAGGHALLVGVPGLAKTKLVETLGVVLGLDSRRIQFTPDLMPSDILGSEVMEQDDAGKRGFRFIPGPIFAQLLMADEINRASPRTQSALLQSMQEYHVTVAGQRHDLPAPFHVLATQNPLEQEGTYPLPEAQLDRFLMQVDILYPELDAERRILLETTGVSEAKAENVLDAERLRAIQMLIRRMPVPESVVEAILTLVRSARPGSGNEDTDKHVAWGPGPRASQALTLCARARALYEGRLAPSVDDVHALAEPVLQHRMALTFSARAEGMHVRDVIARLVKAAG